In Oscillatoria acuminata PCC 6304, a single window of DNA contains:
- a CDS encoding SUMF1/EgtB/PvdO family nonheme iron enzyme, which translates to MVWQPGTKIFGNRYTIEKKLKVGGFGITYLVKDLQGQQFVLKTLKDEVMTDPEKIRYRNKFLRDFDRETAKIAICRHRHIVEVMNHFYHERLPCMVMEYIQGQDLWDRVLSGGALPEAVALRYIRQVGEALNVMHEKGLLHRDIKPQNIMVRLPADEAVLIDFGIAREFIPNLTQTHTLAYTPCFAPIEQYDEQEHRGEFTDVYALAGTLYYLLTGILPPIATMRVRRDRLDIPSHWSQTLQTAIKQGMAVEPEDRPQTVAAWLALLPKVKIDPVQNQPSAEFLNRVLELTNAERTQRGLYPLKFNPQLAAAAQIHSMNMGMRDFIDHIDPVDGTMAADRVTNQGYNFQTVAENVAGGHPTPEQVVREWMNSPAHQANILSPAVTEIGVGYHFEENDTGNVRFYHYWTQVFGTPMTITIPPNHQAPARPETSTSIRPPLIDPVQNQPSPGGSNLQVFSFETVRINRQGKIIQKIPGQVRFYPQDLGQGVRLDMVQIPGGTFLMGTEEVEIERLCKKYHEEWFKRESPQHSVQVSPFFLGKTPVTQDQWRTVVMQVGTIVRDLDPDPSNFKGGNRPVECVSWYDAVEWCARLSKLTGKEYRLPSEAEWEYACRAGTTTPFAFGEAITTDLANYNGNYTVAEQAKGQYRKETTPVASFPPNSFGLYDLHGNVWERCFDPFHQNYQGAPRDGSVWDETIKENENCYQNHSANLKVLLEESGKRYVLRGGSWGYSPIFCRSAIRYGYARDILSNSLGFRVCLVGAGLL; encoded by the coding sequence ATGGTTTGGCAACCGGGTACGAAAATTTTTGGAAACCGCTACACCATCGAAAAGAAGCTCAAAGTCGGCGGTTTTGGCATCACCTACTTGGTCAAAGACCTTCAGGGTCAACAGTTTGTGCTCAAAACCCTCAAAGATGAGGTGATGACCGACCCGGAGAAGATCCGCTACCGGAATAAGTTTCTGCGGGACTTTGACAGGGAAACGGCTAAAATCGCCATCTGTCGCCATCGGCATATTGTCGAAGTGATGAATCACTTCTACCATGAGAGGCTGCCCTGTATGGTGATGGAATATATTCAGGGGCAGGATTTATGGGATCGGGTATTGAGCGGGGGGGCATTACCGGAGGCGGTGGCGTTGCGCTATATCCGTCAGGTGGGGGAAGCGTTGAATGTGATGCACGAGAAGGGTTTGCTCCATCGGGATATTAAGCCCCAGAACATTATGGTCCGGTTGCCTGCGGATGAGGCAGTGCTGATTGATTTTGGCATTGCCCGGGAGTTTATCCCTAATTTGACCCAAACCCACACCCTCGCCTATACGCCCTGTTTTGCGCCGATTGAGCAGTACGACGAACAAGAACACCGGGGGGAATTTACGGATGTGTATGCCTTGGCGGGGACGCTCTACTATCTGCTGACGGGCATTTTACCGCCCATTGCCACGATGCGGGTGCGGCGCGATCGGCTGGATATTCCTAGCCATTGGTCCCAGACGTTGCAAACTGCAATTAAGCAGGGGATGGCAGTGGAACCAGAAGACCGCCCCCAAACCGTGGCGGCGTGGTTGGCACTTTTGCCCAAGGTAAAGATCGACCCAGTTCAGAATCAGCCTAGTGCAGAATTTCTTAATCGTGTTCTCGAACTCACCAATGCAGAACGGACGCAACGCGGTTTATACCCCCTCAAGTTCAATCCGCAATTAGCGGCGGCAGCCCAAATCCATAGTATGAATATGGGAATGCGCGATTTTATCGACCATATCGACCCGGTGGATGGAACCATGGCAGCCGATCGCGTCACGAATCAAGGGTATAACTTCCAGACTGTTGCTGAAAACGTAGCGGGGGGTCACCCAACACCGGAGCAAGTGGTCCGCGAATGGATGAACAGTCCCGCACATCAAGCCAACATCCTCAGTCCCGCTGTAACGGAAATTGGTGTAGGCTATCATTTTGAGGAAAATGATACCGGCAATGTCAGGTTCTATCATTATTGGACCCAGGTTTTTGGAACTCCAATGACGATTACCATACCCCCCAATCATCAGGCACCTGCAAGACCCGAAACCTCGACTTCAATACGACCTCCCCTAATCGACCCAGTTCAAAATCAGCCTAGCCCTGGTGGGAGTAATTTACAGGTATTTAGTTTTGAAACGGTGCGGATCAACCGTCAGGGGAAAATTATTCAGAAAATACCGGGTCAGGTGCGGTTTTATCCCCAGGATTTGGGTCAGGGGGTGCGGTTGGACATGGTGCAAATCCCTGGGGGAACCTTTTTGATGGGGACAGAGGAGGTGGAAATTGAGCGCCTGTGTAAAAAGTATCATGAGGAATGGTTTAAGCGGGAAAGTCCTCAGCATTCCGTGCAGGTTTCCCCCTTTTTCCTGGGAAAAACCCCCGTCACCCAAGACCAATGGCGCACTGTGGTGATGCAAGTGGGGACAATTGTCCGAGACCTTGATCCCGACCCATCTAATTTCAAAGGTGGGAATCGTCCTGTTGAATGCGTATCTTGGTATGATGCAGTGGAGTGGTGCGCTCGACTGAGCAAGCTGACGGGCAAAGAATATCGCCTCCCCAGCGAAGCGGAATGGGAATATGCTTGCCGCGCTGGAACGACAACTCCCTTTGCCTTTGGGGAAGCTATCACGACCGACCTGGCAAATTATAATGGCAACTACACCGTTGCTGAGCAAGCTAAGGGGCAGTATCGAAAAGAAACCACCCCTGTAGCGAGCTTTCCCCCCAATAGCTTTGGGTTGTATGATTTACATGGTAATGTTTGGGAAAGGTGTTTCGACCCCTTCCATCAAAATTATCAGGGTGCGCCTAGGGATGGTAGCGTATGGGATGAGACTATAAAAGAGAATGAGAATTGTTATCAAAATCATTCGGCAAATCTGAAGGTTTTGTTAGAAGAAAGCGGTAAAAGGTATGTGCTGCGGGGCGGTTCTTGGGGCTACTCCCCAATTTTCTGCCGTTCGGCCATCCGCTACGGCTACGCGCGCGACATCCTCAGCAACAGCCTGGGTTTTCGTGTCTGTCTTGTTGGCGCAGGACTCTTATAG
- a CDS encoding type II toxin-antitoxin system VapC family toxin, with amino-acid sequence MKALIDTNIVLDFLLQRDPFYQDAEQLFHWIEIGQIMGYITATTLTDIFYITRRHTRSIEKARQAVAETMTAMVICPVDRAVLESALNSNLVDFEDAVQIFSAVAQRLDVIITRDVQGFLRSPIPVLSVPELLRQVGS; translated from the coding sequence ATGAAAGCCTTAATTGACACCAATATTGTCCTGGATTTTCTGTTGCAGCGAGACCCATTTTACCAAGACGCGGAACAACTGTTTCACTGGATTGAAATTGGGCAAATAATGGGCTATATCACAGCCACAACCCTAACAGATATTTTCTACATTACGCGCCGACACACCCGCAGCATTGAGAAAGCCAGACAGGCTGTTGCAGAAACTATGACTGCTATGGTGATTTGTCCAGTTGATCGAGCTGTTTTAGAATCTGCCTTGAACTCCAATCTAGTGGATTTTGAAGATGCGGTTCAGATATTCAGTGCAGTTGCTCAAAGACTAGATGTGATTATCACTCGCGATGTCCAAGGCTTTTTGCGATCGCCCATACCCGTCTTATCTGTTCCGGAATTACTGCGTCAAGTTGGGTCCTAA
- a CDS encoding type II toxin-antitoxin system VapC family toxin → MRRVFADTGYWVALLNPRDQLHQKARDLSQTMGGFYIFTSEMVLAEVLNDFSKRGKFFREVAIQLIESLYNHPNVTVIQQSSQQFKEGLLLYKQRPDKEWSLTDCVSFKIMEEYSITEAIAYDKHFEQAGFIPLLRD, encoded by the coding sequence ATGAGACGAGTTTTTGCAGATACAGGCTATTGGGTTGCCTTACTCAACCCCAGAGACCAATTGCATCAAAAAGCGCGAGATTTGTCTCAAACAATGGGTGGGTTCTATATTTTTACCAGTGAAATGGTGTTAGCTGAGGTGTTGAATGATTTTTCTAAACGGGGTAAATTTTTTCGCGAAGTGGCAATTCAGTTAATTGAAAGTCTCTATAACCATCCGAATGTGACCGTGATTCAGCAAAGTAGCCAGCAGTTTAAAGAAGGATTATTGCTGTACAAGCAAAGACCAGACAAAGAATGGAGTCTGACAGATTGCGTTTCTTTTAAAATCATGGAAGAATACTCCATTACAGAGGCGATCGCCTACGATAAACATTTTGAGCAAGCTGGTTTTATTCCTTTATTACGCGATTGA
- a CDS encoding type II toxin-antitoxin system VapC family toxin, translated as MTQTIIDTGPLVAFLNVRDSWHGWVLDQWQTVHPPLLTCEPVITEACFLLRNIYGGRNATMQLLARNILRLDFSLSLEYQAIQQLLERYESVPMSLADACLVRMAELYPNAQILTLDTDFHIYRKHQHQQIPLRIPDSLS; from the coding sequence ATGACCCAAACCATCATTGATACTGGTCCCTTGGTCGCATTCCTCAATGTTCGTGATTCGTGGCATGGATGGGTATTAGATCAATGGCAAACCGTTCACCCTCCATTGCTTACCTGTGAACCCGTGATCACAGAAGCCTGTTTTTTGCTGCGAAACATTTACGGGGGCCGCAATGCCACTATGCAGTTATTGGCTAGAAATATTTTGCGGCTAGATTTCTCTCTCAGCCTGGAATATCAAGCTATTCAGCAACTCCTAGAACGATATGAGTCTGTACCCATGTCCTTGGCTGATGCTTGCTTAGTGAGAATGGCGGAATTGTATCCAAACGCTCAAATTCTCACATTAGATACTGACTTCCACATCTATCGCAAACACCAACATCAACAAATTCCCCTCCGAATTCCAGATTCGCTGAGTTGA
- a CDS encoding DUF2442 domain-containing protein, whose amino-acid sequence MTKQWEQRWSFDFSDDAALDAEIAQAEAKATDLAEAGPCAEAVQYNLERKLIEIQLKNGAIFAFPPHLVQGLGDASPSELEDVWLGADGLSIHWESLDADFSIPGLIQGIFGTKSWMAELGRKGGQKSSVAKQQAARTNGKKGGRPKKAKPL is encoded by the coding sequence ATGACTAAACAGTGGGAACAACGGTGGAGTTTTGATTTTAGTGATGATGCGGCTTTAGATGCAGAAATTGCCCAAGCTGAAGCCAAGGCGACTGACCTCGCTGAAGCCGGCCCCTGTGCTGAAGCAGTTCAGTATAATTTAGAACGCAAGTTAATCGAAATTCAGCTTAAAAATGGGGCGATTTTTGCTTTTCCTCCCCATCTAGTTCAAGGATTGGGGGATGCTTCCCCTAGTGAGCTTGAAGATGTGTGGTTGGGGGCTGATGGTTTGAGCATTCATTGGGAAAGTCTCGATGCTGATTTTAGTATTCCCGGCTTGATCCAAGGAATTTTTGGCACAAAATCTTGGATGGCTGAACTAGGCCGCAAAGGGGGGCAAAAATCTTCCGTGGCGAAGCAGCAGGCAGCCCGTACCAATGGCAAAAAAGGGGGACGGCCTAAAAAGGCAAAACCTCTATAG
- a CDS encoding DUF4160 domain-containing protein yields MPKIFTDPTQNLTVYIYFNDHEPAHVHVFAGRKRQWDQPNIKIAIGDEFQRPRLIAKPAQFSRHEAIAALKLVAEHQEEFLRRWQEIHD; encoded by the coding sequence ATGCCGAAGATTTTTACCGACCCAACCCAAAATCTCACAGTTTACATTTATTTTAATGACCATGAGCCAGCCCATGTCCATGTCTTTGCGGGTCGGAAACGTCAATGGGATCAACCTAACATAAAGATCGCGATTGGTGATGAGTTCCAAAGACCTCGGCTGATTGCCAAACCAGCTCAATTTTCTCGTCACGAGGCGATCGCCGCTCTCAAGCTAGTTGCAGAGCATCAAGAGGAGTTTTTAAGGAGATGGCAGGAAATCCATGACTAA
- a CDS encoding serine/threonine protein kinase: MGLQAGETLHGGEYQVERSLNQGRVGMSYLAQRKGGDRVVIKTLRDDVLAQLTPDKRDKLNNKLINEAVRLAGCHHPHIVQCFGSFLERGQAFIVMAFVAGDDLASLPTKTLPEEEALTYIRQVGEALTVVHREGLVHRDIKPANIMIRAGKSEAVLIDFGVTKGFDETLTSIDSSNTNGFSPLELYDPTEQAQPYSDVYALAATLYTLLSGDVPPHAEERRKLESKGRKLPAISGVSAQTNRAIREGMAVYYSDRPQTIEEFLALLPVPQGVKPLPPQPPRDPNFRLNLYMLYVGILAIIVTIIVTIFGQDIRKGIDNWFFSPGVEENAEP, translated from the coding sequence ATGGGTTTACAAGCGGGTGAGACTCTGCACGGGGGAGAGTATCAGGTGGAGCGATCGCTCAATCAAGGGCGGGTGGGGATGAGTTATCTGGCGCAGCGCAAAGGAGGCGATCGCGTTGTGATCAAGACCCTGCGGGATGACGTTTTGGCGCAACTGACCCCAGACAAACGGGACAAGTTAAATAATAAGCTGATCAATGAGGCGGTGCGGTTGGCGGGTTGCCATCATCCCCACATTGTCCAGTGTTTCGGTTCGTTTTTGGAACGGGGTCAAGCGTTTATTGTCATGGCGTTTGTGGCGGGGGATGATTTAGCGAGTTTGCCCACGAAAACCCTGCCGGAGGAAGAGGCGTTGACCTATATCCGCCAGGTGGGAGAGGCGTTAACCGTGGTGCATCGGGAGGGGTTGGTGCATAGGGATATTAAGCCTGCCAACATCATGATACGGGCGGGAAAATCCGAGGCAGTGCTGATTGATTTTGGCGTGACAAAGGGATTTGATGAGACCCTCACCTCCATTGATTCGAGCAATACCAATGGGTTTAGCCCCCTGGAGCTTTATGATCCCACTGAGCAGGCGCAACCCTATTCCGATGTCTATGCTTTGGCGGCGACCCTCTACACCTTGTTATCCGGGGATGTCCCCCCTCATGCCGAAGAACGGCGCAAGTTGGAGAGCAAGGGTCGGAAGTTGCCCGCAATTTCTGGGGTGAGTGCTCAAACGAATCGGGCCATTCGTGAGGGGATGGCGGTGTATTATAGCGATCGCCCTCAAACCATTGAGGAGTTTTTAGCCTTGTTGCCGGTTCCCCAAGGGGTCAAACCGTTGCCACCGCAGCCCCCTCGTGATCCAAATTTTCGGCTAAATCTCTATATGCTCTATGTAGGGATTCTGGCGATTATTGTGACGATTATTGTGACGATTTTTGGCCAAGATATCCGCAAAGGCATTGACAATTGGTTCTTTTCGCCGGGAGTGGAGGAAAATGCAGAACCCTAA
- a CDS encoding RusA family crossover junction endodeoxyribonuclease — MPPTTSIFHPIDSQTRQRLPLEGDRQGQSTPGMLPLKTLAAQINREHERCQQSVAVGLLHACTAGQLLLQAKLRVPAQKWHVWLAGYCKVPEATAQTYMEMAQGWPSVKQDSAIASSRVTDDLQGDTQEREESATDTGIEEEMSEPPLVVNAQLMSESAQRLTFVSLLQRSKPEARSRNLRTEPRKAKPQETPQPTPPDAQRTVRTITLWIPGSVTPKARPRVTSNGTFLPKRYREWRLRAEGEIIMQVNQMNPLPQLPIERASVRIILRGKHRGDGDNAIGSVCDALVGAGIFSADSLKQIPFGSWRHIPDGETGVKIQIEAMEHLMSA; from the coding sequence ATGCCACCGACGACCTCCATCTTCCATCCCATCGATTCGCAAACCCGCCAAAGGCTGCCCTTAGAAGGCGATCGCCAGGGACAATCCACCCCCGGGATGCTCCCCTTGAAAACACTAGCGGCCCAAATTAATCGCGAACACGAACGCTGTCAACAGTCGGTGGCAGTCGGACTCCTGCACGCTTGCACCGCAGGACAACTCCTACTCCAGGCCAAACTTCGGGTCCCCGCGCAAAAATGGCACGTTTGGTTAGCCGGTTATTGTAAAGTTCCAGAGGCCACCGCACAAACCTATATGGAAATGGCCCAGGGATGGCCCTCGGTCAAACAAGACTCGGCGATCGCCTCAAGCCGGGTCACCGATGATTTGCAGGGGGACACCCAGGAAAGAGAAGAGTCTGCAACGGACACCGGCATAGAGGAAGAGATGTCCGAACCTCCGTTAGTGGTGAATGCTCAATTGATGTCTGAATCAGCCCAGCGACTCACCTTTGTCTCGTTGCTACAACGATCCAAACCGGAAGCGCGATCGCGAAATTTGCGAACCGAACCGCGAAAAGCCAAACCCCAAGAGACCCCCCAACCCACGCCACCGGATGCTCAACGGACCGTGAGAACCATCACCTTATGGATTCCCGGGTCAGTCACCCCCAAAGCGCGTCCCCGGGTGACCTCCAATGGCACATTTTTACCGAAACGATATCGGGAATGGAGACTCCGTGCGGAAGGAGAAATCATCATGCAAGTGAATCAGATGAATCCCTTACCGCAGTTACCGATTGAAAGAGCATCGGTGCGGATTATCTTACGGGGTAAACATAGAGGAGATGGCGACAATGCGATCGGCAGTGTGTGCGATGCCTTAGTGGGTGCCGGAATCTTCTCAGCCGACAGCCTCAAACAGATTCCCTTCGGCAGTTGGCGGCACATCCCCGACGGAGAAACCGGCGTCAAAATTCAAATCGAGGCAATGGAACACCTGATGTCCGCATGA
- a CDS encoding MBOAT family O-acyltransferase: MLFNSYEFIFIFLPLALIVFFGLSAYRQVKAATLWLLFASLVFYGYWRISYIPLLVISVLGNYYFGRWIDGVQPGTKKAKTLLWVGVFFNLGILGYYKYAGFLIASINGLFQTQFPVPAIELPLGISFYSFTQIAYLVDAYRGQTKDYQYDLVSYSLFVTFFPQLIAGPILRHNELIPQFNKLRNFVFSHKNVAIGLSFFILGLGKKVLIADTVSPWVGAVFEQADSVTFIEAWVGAIAYTLQLYFDFSGYSDMAIGLGWMFNFRLPINFDSPYKSTSIVDFWRRWHITLSFFLRDYLYIALGGSRRGQVRRYFNLLLTMLLGGLWHGAGWTYILWGWLHGSFLVINHGWRRFGLKMPGAIAWVITFIAVVFSWVVFRAENIAQAGQIIQAAVGLKGIILTPDFQPLLGWLPQSIVQFREVAQLPALPANYRQSFVILAVVLMGAVLLPNTQQMVERFKPTTAWAVGLSGVAIACLLSLNRISEFLYFQF; this comes from the coding sequence TTGTTATTCAACTCTTACGAATTTATCTTTATCTTTTTACCCCTTGCCCTGATTGTTTTCTTTGGTTTAAGCGCCTATCGTCAGGTCAAGGCTGCAACGTTATGGCTCCTCTTTGCCTCCCTCGTCTTTTATGGATACTGGCGAATCAGCTACATCCCCCTCTTAGTAATTTCTGTCCTGGGTAACTATTACTTTGGGCGGTGGATAGATGGGGTGCAACCCGGAACCAAAAAGGCCAAAACCTTATTATGGGTCGGGGTTTTCTTTAATCTTGGAATTCTGGGGTATTACAAATATGCCGGGTTTTTGATTGCCTCGATCAATGGACTCTTTCAAACCCAATTTCCTGTTCCGGCGATCGAACTGCCTTTAGGAATTTCCTTTTATAGCTTCACACAAATCGCTTATTTAGTCGATGCTTATCGGGGGCAAACCAAAGATTATCAATATGACTTGGTGTCCTATAGTCTATTTGTCACGTTTTTCCCGCAACTAATTGCGGGGCCAATTTTACGACATAACGAACTTATTCCGCAATTTAACAAACTCCGCAATTTTGTATTTTCTCATAAAAATGTTGCCATTGGCTTGAGCTTTTTTATCCTAGGATTGGGTAAAAAAGTGCTAATTGCGGATACCGTCTCCCCTTGGGTGGGGGCGGTGTTTGAGCAAGCAGATTCCGTCACCTTTATCGAAGCCTGGGTAGGAGCGATCGCCTACACTCTCCAACTGTATTTTGATTTTTCAGGCTATTCCGATATGGCGATCGGCTTAGGATGGATGTTTAACTTCCGCCTCCCCATCAACTTTGATTCGCCCTATAAATCCACCTCCATTGTTGACTTCTGGCGACGGTGGCACATTACCTTATCCTTTTTTCTGCGAGACTACCTCTACATTGCCCTTGGGGGCAGTCGTCGAGGACAAGTGCGCCGTTACTTCAATCTGTTGCTCACCATGCTACTCGGTGGATTGTGGCATGGGGCGGGATGGACCTATATTCTCTGGGGCTGGTTGCATGGTAGTTTTCTGGTGATCAATCACGGGTGGCGACGCTTTGGACTGAAAATGCCTGGGGCGATCGCCTGGGTGATTACCTTTATCGCCGTTGTGTTCAGTTGGGTTGTCTTTCGTGCCGAAAATATCGCCCAAGCTGGACAAATTATCCAAGCTGCTGTGGGCTTAAAAGGGATTATTTTAACCCCAGATTTTCAACCCCTATTAGGCTGGTTACCCCAATCCATTGTCCAGTTTCGGGAAGTCGCTCAACTCCCTGCTCTCCCAGCCAATTACCGTCAAAGTTTTGTAATTTTGGCAGTGGTCTTAATGGGAGCCGTTTTGTTACCCAATACCCAACAAATGGTGGAACGCTTTAAACCGACCACCGCATGGGCTGTGGGACTCAGCGGAGTGGCGATCGCCTGTCTGCTTTCCCTGAACCGAATTTCTGAATTTCTGTACTTCCAGTTTTAA
- a CDS encoding GDSL-type esterase/lipase family protein, producing the protein MVQSINSSISKILAGLSEADILRSLEDNTRISVETEDAIAGNSGDDLLVGGPENDLLMGDLGNDTIYGGSGNNTLFGGTGHLLVEDWEGQDFLVGGPGDDLIFGNQGDDTLYGGDGDDTLYGGKDNDRLYGNGGNDVLFGDLGSDSLWGGEGQNRFQIGRRSDVPGFLSTGGPTLDGADWIMDFTPGQDLIGLLGGLTFEELNIFAGTGENAGDTIIQDTITQEYLAIVKNISPEAIARGDFSPYTPPPIPLLPNLTPPVINSTPDIPSPSANEPEVNPIDEPQLSYGTISFSGIRSFVLEDGTPVREVTLIRQNAQDGEVSVTLTLSNGTTPDSQPDSNPSVIVRFADEETEKTVTIPVYENDLLNLQNNFSIILSNPTGGAIIALTDPVIVSPSEPDQPDNILFPDDNFIPTPADEPSDLSPDVSSPTEEMEADEPSNLSPDVSSPTEEMEADEPSDLEPDVTPEIEDNEENEENEENEENEENDLDLEPDVTPEIEDNEENEEDDLDLEPDVTPEIEDPDETPPIEDEEGDDTSGEIEDDPIDENGGDDSSEEDSEPGISVSYADATSGIIADLSEGVVTRLFTTDDDVPFKILPLGDSNTRGFPNNAAIGGYRTRLWERLVEDNGFNIDFVGQANSGPQSIDRNHEGRGGFTITHLIDNTTNPFTGYNQPTAPLYTTIEDALNYAQPDAVLLMAGTNDIILNKPVETALTDLGILVDRIVETMPNTQVLVSSIIPNSSNATRQQRTTQFSEQVEEEVVAPRANSNPNIRFVDLFNLPFVGGDYDDDRIHLTANGYDKLADEWYSQIRMLPSGEETLTDVQHIIGSAYDDTLMGDDQSNIIRGGEGNDWLIGGAGEDTFILAPGEGTNTIADFESGSDRIGLTDGLEFEQLLISAGSEASQTQIAIADTGESLAILLGIDASMINPDDFILV; encoded by the coding sequence ATGGTACAGAGTATTAACTCATCAATTTCTAAAATTCTAGCGGGACTCTCTGAAGCAGATATCCTGCGATCGCTAGAGGATAATACCCGAATCAGCGTGGAAACCGAAGATGCGATCGCCGGTAACTCAGGGGACGATTTGCTCGTGGGAGGACCCGAAAACGATTTATTAATGGGTGATCTCGGCAACGATACCATTTATGGGGGAAGTGGAAATAACACCCTCTTTGGAGGAACGGGTCATTTGCTCGTCGAAGATTGGGAAGGACAGGACTTTTTAGTAGGGGGTCCGGGAGATGATTTAATCTTTGGAAATCAAGGGGATGATACCCTCTATGGCGGTGATGGAGACGATACCCTGTATGGGGGTAAAGATAACGATCGCTTGTATGGCAATGGCGGAAATGATGTTTTATTTGGGGACTTAGGAAGCGATAGTCTCTGGGGAGGTGAAGGACAAAATCGCTTTCAAATTGGCAGACGTTCCGATGTTCCCGGATTTCTCAGTACCGGAGGACCGACCCTGGATGGTGCAGACTGGATTATGGATTTTACCCCCGGTCAAGACTTAATTGGACTGCTGGGAGGACTGACCTTTGAGGAGTTGAATATTTTCGCAGGAACGGGGGAAAATGCCGGGGATACGATCATTCAAGATACAATTACTCAAGAGTATTTAGCCATTGTCAAAAATATCTCTCCCGAGGCGATCGCCCGGGGCGATTTTTCCCCTTACACTCCACCCCCAATCCCCTTATTACCCAATCTAACTCCCCCAGTCATCAATTCCACCCCCGATATCCCGTCACCTTCTGCGAATGAACCAGAAGTTAATCCCATTGATGAACCCCAGCTTTCTTATGGGACAATCTCCTTTAGTGGGATTCGCTCTTTTGTCCTAGAAGATGGAACTCCAGTTCGAGAAGTTACCCTGATTCGCCAGAATGCTCAGGATGGAGAAGTCAGCGTCACCCTGACTTTGAGCAATGGCACAACACCGGATTCACAACCGGATAGCAATCCTTCGGTAATTGTTAGGTTTGCCGATGAAGAAACCGAGAAAACGGTTACCATTCCAGTTTATGAAAATGATTTACTTAATCTACAAAACAATTTTTCTATTATTTTAAGCAATCCAACGGGAGGAGCAATCATTGCTCTCACGGATCCCGTTATTGTCTCCCCCTCCGAACCAGATCAACCGGACAATATCCTGTTTCCAGATGACAATTTTATCCCAACCCCAGCAGACGAACCCTCAGATTTGTCACCGGATGTTTCTTCCCCAACGGAAGAAATGGAAGCAGACGAACCCTCAAATTTGTCACCGGATGTTTCTTCCCCCACGGAAGAAATGGAAGCAGACGAACCCTCAGATTTAGAACCGGATGTTACGCCGGAAATAGAAGACAATGAAGAGAATGAAGAGAATGAAGAGAATGAAGAGAATGAAGAGAATGATTTAGATTTAGAACCGGATGTTACGCCGGAAATAGAAGACAATGAAGAGAATGAAGAGGACGACTTAGATTTAGAACCGGATGTTACACCTGAAATAGAAGACCCGGATGAAACTCCCCCCATTGAAGATGAAGAGGGAGATGATACCAGTGGAGAAATAGAGGATGACCCTATCGACGAAAATGGGGGGGATGATAGTAGTGAGGAAGACAGTGAACCGGGCATAAGCGTTAGTTATGCTGATGCGACAAGTGGGATTATTGCTGACCTGTCAGAAGGCGTTGTCACCCGGTTATTTACCACCGATGATGATGTGCCGTTTAAGATTTTGCCCTTAGGAGATTCCAATACCCGAGGCTTTCCAAATAATGCGGCGATCGGAGGATATCGCACCCGGTTATGGGAAAGATTAGTGGAAGATAATGGGTTTAATATTGACTTTGTGGGTCAGGCAAACAGTGGACCCCAAAGCATTGATAGAAACCATGAAGGCCGGGGCGGCTTTACTATTACTCACCTCATTGACAATACAACCAATCCTTTTACTGGGTATAATCAGCCTACAGCCCCCCTTTACACAACCATCGAAGATGCATTAAATTATGCTCAACCCGATGCGGTGTTATTGATGGCGGGTACTAATGATATTATTCTGAACAAACCTGTAGAAACCGCCCTCACAGACTTGGGGATTCTCGTGGATCGGATTGTGGAAACAATGCCAAATACCCAAGTGCTGGTGAGTTCAATTATTCCCAACTCTAGTAATGCAACTCGGCAACAACGAACCACCCAGTTTAGTGAACAAGTTGAAGAAGAGGTGGTGGCACCCCGGGCAAATAGTAACCCCAATATCCGATTTGTCGATCTATTTAATCTGCCGTTTGTCGGGGGAGACTATGACGACGATCGCATTCACCTCACCGCTAATGGCTATGATAAATTAGCGGATGAATGGTATTCCCAGATCCGGATGTTACCCAGCGGCGAAGAGACTCTGACCGATGTGCAGCATATCATTGGTTCCGCTTATGATGATACGCTGATGGGAGATGACCAATCCAATATCATTCGAGGCGGTGAGGGCAATGACTGGCTGATCGGGGGTGCGGGTGAAGATACCTTTATTTTAGCCCCTGGGGAAGGTACCAATACGATCGCAGATTTTGAAAGTGGCAGCGATCGCATTGGACTCACGGACGGTTTAGAATTTGAGCAGCTTCTGATTTCTGCGGGCAGTGAGGCCAGTCAGACGCAAATTGCGATCGCCGATACCGGAGAATCCCTGGCAATCCTTCTCGGTATCGATGCCAGCATGATTAACCCTGATGATTTTATCCTGGTTTAA